In Girardinichthys multiradiatus isolate DD_20200921_A chromosome 18, DD_fGirMul_XY1, whole genome shotgun sequence, a single window of DNA contains:
- the ttc12 gene encoding tetratricopeptide repeat protein 12 isoform X3, whose product MMENADDFERFLNNVDKIGQLLEDFQSSDVGVQQQAVAKADSLIATLDKPCKTNVNKTTVNANPLLQPLASHNESQEHFKKIMERDAEERRIKRMAKLKESTALKDKGNEAYAQEDYETAVKYYSDGLAVLRDMQPLYTNRAQAFIKLKRYKEAISDCEWALKCNERCIKAYVHMGKAYLGLKKYNEAKSCFEKIQEIEPGKGNMIKVEYLDLVDLEEKTDSQERKARQELEKGERKATVVPQLLEKLSRPGQMPLYYCGVLESLSPAVTDCTGQTLFRLNNGFSIISSNDVLRSCLLQKTDVLLSQESCVSVLKLWRIICHENDENQKLLIKCSVARQPLVQLLTSKHGEVVKECLELLSLYSKTSHGRRLAIDNLNLHTLVRNLMRCISEPKQQQEISAVCILETFAAEDGFRLKLRNMSTDCVVVPFKIILGNISKFNQNVLKSLISAVGFLAEDEVICRKLAHEQECWEAFVTATQCGTSEYKDILYILLGLIINLSMITSSPLQEHAVSLCDCCFDLLKNADGRIVTKVTGVLSTVLPQSSEAVQHAVRRKVIQTMCWLLKEKGHPATKSAIKTLTVCTAVSDMAREELLKSDKKLSTLRHLLSSSYDEVISGNAALCLAHCFELEGVASHLLGTDIVLLLLRLAAGEAKKTAVQQNAAIALSKLCQSEPRHVHKLRELHGLEILHSCAKLIS is encoded by the exons ATGATGGAGAATGCTGACGACTTTGAGAGATTTCTGAACAATGTTGACAAAATAG GTCAGTTATTGGAAGATTTTCAATCTTCTGATGTCGGAGTGCAACAACAAGCCGTGGCAAAAGCAGATTCCTTAATTGCTACCTTGGATAAACCTTGCAAGACAAACGTCAACAAGACTACAGTCAATGCAAACCCACTCCTTCAacctttg gCTTCACATAATGAAAGTCAAG AACATTTCAAGAAGATTATGGAGAGAGATGCAGAAGAAAGGAGAATAAAGAGAATGGCTAAACTAAAAGAGTCCACCg CTCTCAAAGACAAGGGGAATGAAGCTTATGCTCAAGAAGACTATGAAACTGCAGTGAAGTATTACAGTGATGGATTGGCTGTACTAAGGGACATGCAGCCACTGTACACCAACAGAGCACAA GCCTTCATCAAGCTAAAAAGATATAAGGAGGCCATCAGTGACTGTGAATGGGCCTTGAAG TGTAATGAAAGATGCATAAAGGCTTACGTACATATGGGCAAGGCATACCTGGGTTTGAAGAAATACAATGAG gcTAAAAGCTGTTTTGAAAAGATACAGGAAATTGAACCTGGGAAGGGAAACATGATAAAAG TAGAATACTTGGACCTGGTAGatttagaagaaaaaacagacagtCAGGAGAGGAAAGCAAGACAAGAGCTTGaaaaaggagagagaaaggcCACAGTGGTGCCTCAGCTGCTGGAGAAGCTGTCTAGGCCCGGCCAGATGCCCCTCTATTACTGTGGAGTATTGGagagcctgtctccagcagttaCTGACT GTACAGGACAGACTCTCTTCCGACTGAACAATGGCTTTAGTATCATCAGCAGCAATGACGTGCTGAGGAG TTGCTTGTTGCAGAAAACTGATGTTCTACTCAGCCAAGAGTCGTGTGTTTCCGTACTGAAACTATGGAGGATTATTTGTCATGAAAATG ATGAAAACCAGAAACTCCTGATAAAATGTTCAGTTGCCAGACAGCCTCTTGTGCAGCTGTTAACATCGAAGCATGGTGAAGTTGTGAAAGAATGCCTGGAACTACTGAGTTTATACTCAAAGACATCACATGGCAGGCGTTTGGCCATTGACAACCTAAATCTGCACAC GTTAGTGAGAAACCTCATGAGGTGCATCTCTGAACCAAAGCAGCAGCAAGAGATCTCAGCAGTCTGTATTCTGGAAACCTTTGCTGCAGAAGATGG attTCGGTTGAAGCTAAGAAATATGTCAACAGATTGTGTCGTTGTGCCATTTAAAATAATACTG ggaaatatCAGCAAATTTAATCAAAATGTCCTTAAATCGCTCATATCAGCTGTTGGCTTTCTGGCTGAAGATGAAGTCATCTGTCGAAAACTTGCTCATGAGCAGGAATGTTGGGAAGCCTTCGTCACTGCCACT CAGTGTGGTACATCTGAATACAAAGACATCCTTTACATTTTGCTTGGCTTGATTATCAACCTTTCAATGATCACTTCCTCACCTCTGCAG GAGCATGCAGTTTCTCTCTGTGACTGCTGTTTCGACCTGCTGAAAAATGCTGATGGACGAATCGTAACT AAAGTGACGGGCGTGTTGAGCACTGTCCTCCCCCAGTCCTCTGAAGCTGTTCAGCATGCTGTTCGAAGGAAAGTCATTCAGACCATGTGCTGGCTGCTGAAA GAAAAAGGTCATCCAGCCACCAAGTCGGCCATTAAGACATTGACGGTTTGCACTGCAGTCAGTGATATGGCAAGGGAAGAGCTGTTGAAGTCTGATAAAA AACTGTCTACTTTACGTCATTTGCTGAGTTCCAGCTATGATGAGGTGATTTCAGGAAATGCAGCTTTGTGCTTGGCCCATTGCTTTGAACTGGAAGGAGTTGCCTCCCACCTGCTGGGTACTGATATTGTACTGCTTCTACTACGGCTCGCTGCGGGGGAGGCTAAGAAGACAGCTGTGCAGCAAAACGCAGCTATTGCCCTCAGCAAACTGTGCCAGTCTGAGCCCAG acaTGTGCACAAACTACGGGAGCTTCACGGCCTTGAGATCCTGCACTCCTGTGCAAAACTCATCTCATAG